CGCGCTGCGCATGGCGCTGTGTTGTTGTCCTGGCAAGATGACGCGTTGACTATGGCTCAAGCATTGTTGCAACAGCCCGGCTGTTTGGAAGCGCCGTTCATGACTATCGCCGCCGATCATCAGCAGAACGGGATGACTCAATCCTTGAAATCTCTGTGGTGTAAAAACATACCGATCGATGCTCTGCAATTCGCGCAAGATGGTATGAGCGGCGGCTACCCGTGAAGTCCAGCCGGATCCGGCTTGCAAGGCGGTCATCTCGTGTTGCGGTGTTTTGAGCAAATCGCGGAAAAATAATAGCAGCGAATCTTCCCATGCGCTTTGATGCCACAGCGCTTGCAAGCGATTTTCCAGCGCCGCGGACCAGTTGCTGCCGGCCAGCGTGATTGAAGGCTCATAGAGAATCAGTTTGCCGATGTTGGGTGTCAGTAACGCAGCTTCAAGCGCGCACAGTCCGCCGAATGAATGGCCCAGCACATCGACCCGATCGCCAATGGCGTCGACGACCGCGGCGATATCTTCGCATTCGCGCGCTAACGCATAGCTGTGGTTATCGCCGCTATGCCCGCGGCCGCGCCGGTCCATGGTGAAAACGGTGAAGTGCCGTTGCAGTTGGGAAAGCGGCGGAGTCCACGTGGTGTGATCGCCGGTAGTTCCGTGTATCAGCAGCAGCGGATCGCCCGAACCGCTTTGCCAGCAGGCAATCGCGGTACCGTCTTTGGAAGTGATCAGTTTCATTAGGGTTTTCGAAGTTTCCGGATATAAAAGATCAATTGAAAAATAAACATTTAAATTAATTTATGGCAATTAATCAAGTGATTCCCAGAAAAAAATTTAGATTTTCTACTGTTGCAAGCACCATCAGGATTGTATTGCTTTGCTTGACAGTACCGGTATTTTTTATGACTGCTGTTGCTAAGGAAACGCTGATTAATTCGGCGAACGAGATGAAGCGCGAGGCGCACGGAACGCAGCAACCTAGATATATCAACAAGATAGGCGAGGACGCGAGTACCGCGCAACGAAGTGATTCGCTCGTGCAGTCAATTAATCAGCGTTTCCCTAAGGCAAGCAATGATCCTAAGCCGCTGGGGTATATCAATCAATACTGGCGCATCAATGGCGAGTGGATGAGCAGTTATGAAGCATGGAATTTCTTCCGTCCGGAAGCCGCCGTCGATAATTCTTATGACTTATGGGTGCTGCGCGGCAGGCTTGGCGCCATGTTCACATCATCCTATGTGGATGGTTTTGCGCAAGGGCAATATATCGGCTTATACGGTTTGCCGAATGATGCCGTCGTGCCGGGCGGCGGATCGCTAGGGTTAGGGGCGGCCTACTTCCAAACCAATCAGGCAACCGATGCGAGTAATGTGTTTTTGAAACAGGGTTATTTGAATTTCAAACTTCATGCAGCGGGCGTTCCGGGCGCTTCCGTCAAAGCCGGGCGCTTCGAGCTTACGGATGGCATGGAAACCGCCAGCGGCATGGAAAAATTCGATGCACTGAAGCGCCGCCGCATCGCCAAACGGTTATTGGGCGGTTTCAACGCAATTTATATCGGACGGACATTCGACGGTTTCTCGGTGGTTTACGATCAGCCATCGGTCAATTTAACCGTCAGCGGCGTGCGGCCGACGCAAGGTAATCTTACGGTGCAAGGGGGGCAGCAAATAAATGATATTAATATTGTTTTTGCAGCGCTGACCGCCAAAAAAGACGTGTGGTTGTCCGGTACCGAGGGCCGCTTGTTTTATATGAATTACGACGATCAGCGCGATACGCAAGTGATCGACAATCGTTCCGCCGCTGCGAGACCGTTTCTCCAGCAGCAGAAACTGGATATTCATACCATCGGAGCCAACGTGCTGTCGCTACAACCTTTGGGGGCCGGTAGTTTTGATGCCTTGCTGTGGGCTGCTTATCAATTCGGTGAATGGACTTCGCAATCGCATCGCGCCTGGGCTGTTGCCGCCGAGGCCGGCTATCAATGGACGCAATTGCCGCTGAAGCCCTGGTTGCGCGCTGTTTATTACCGCAGTTCGGGTGATAGCGATCCGCATGATGGCCAGCATCAAACCTATTTCTCCGGGGTGCCGAGCGGCCGGCTCTATGCCAAGTTCCCATTTTATAACCTGATGAATATCCAGGATGCATTTGTCGAGATCATTACTTCGCTTACGCCGAAATTGCAGGCGAATATCAATGTGCATCAACTGTCACTGGGCAATTCCAAGGATCTGCTGTACGGCGGTCTGGGAGCTGCATTGAACAGCGGCGCATTCGGCTATTCCGGCAACGCGGCAGGCGGCGCCAGCGATATCGGTCAGTTGGTGGATATTGCATTGACCTACACCTATAGCAAGCAATTTACCGCGCGCTTGTATTTCGGACATGCCTTCGGAGGCGATGTGCTGAAAACCATCTATCCCGGGAAAAGCGATGCGAATAATTTTCTAGTTGATTTCAATATGATTTTTTAGGAGAAGTTTTATGGTTGCAGTGAATACAACTGGCGATCAGCCGGTTAGTCCCCGGGAAATGCTACAAGCTATCGAATTGCTATTTTGCCGCATGGATGCTATCGATCAGCAGTGTGGTAACGAATTTCCATTATTTTCTCCCGGAGAAAGCAATCGTTGGACGGTATCGCAAGGCGGTTCATGGGCTGGTGGATTTTGGAGCGCCTGCTGGTGGTTGCGGGCGAAGGTTACCGATTCGATTGAAGATCAGCGCAAGGCCTCGGCGATTTCCCGCCAGTTGGCTGCAAAAACCGCCATCGATTCCGGTTATCGCAGCTTGATTTTCTGGTATGGCGCAGCGTTGGGCGCATTGTGGTTTCAGGATGCGCATGCGCAACAACTGACGCAGCTATCGGTGAATGCGATTACGCATAGCTTTAATCCCAAGCTCAACTGTTTTCCGCTCGGTACCGCGATGGGCGGCGGCAGCCGCGGTAATCAAGCGGTTACGATTGATAGCTTCGCGTCGATGATCCAACTTCTGAGCAGTAGTGATCAGAATCTGCATCGTTTCATGGCGCAGCGGCATACCGAAACAATGCTGGCGGCGTGCTACCGCGATAACGGCGCGGTTCATGCGACCGCACAGTTCGATGGCCGGGGTTTCCATCCGCTCGGGCAAGCCGGGCAATGGTCGCGCGGTCAAGCATGGGCGATGCTGGGTTTGAGCCGGGCCGCGGCGTTGTGGGGAGAACCTTATACGACGCTGGCAAGAAATGCATGCGGGTATTGGATCACTTCCAGACCGGATCCGCTGACGCCCAACCGGCTGGGTGAATCGATATCCGGCTATGATCCTTCGGCATCGGTGATAGCGGCATTGGCAATGCTCTCATTGGCAAATCTTCTCCCGGATGGCGAATCGTTGCGGATATATTCGTACCGCCAAATCAGCGCGGTAATACGCAGTCAGTTTTTCACCATTCTACAAACGGATAGGGACTCCATACCGGACCGGAGGAACGGAGATTCCGCTATTTTCTGGGGATGCAGCTATAAAACCAGCCCGGGTGTTGAAGAATTGGTTGAATCCGTCTGGGGCAGTTTTTTTCTGATGGCCGCTTTATGCGCGTTGACCGGTTTTGTCGAACCGAGGCATTGTTAACCGGTATTTTAAATTCAAAAAAACGCCCGCCAACTTCGAATCAGGTGAAATCCATGCAGCCGTTCTTCATGTACAAAATTTTAAATCCAATCGTGTGCTATTCACTGTTAGTGGTTTTAGCGCTTTTTTCCACGGCTATCTTGGCGCAAAACAAGCCGGCTTCAAAGCTGCTGCTGCATGCCGCGCGTGTTTTCGACGGCGAGCGTATCCGAACCGAT
This is a stretch of genomic DNA from Nitrosomonas sp. sh817. It encodes these proteins:
- a CDS encoding alginate export family protein, which encodes MTAVAKETLINSANEMKREAHGTQQPRYINKIGEDASTAQRSDSLVQSINQRFPKASNDPKPLGYINQYWRINGEWMSSYEAWNFFRPEAAVDNSYDLWVLRGRLGAMFTSSYVDGFAQGQYIGLYGLPNDAVVPGGGSLGLGAAYFQTNQATDASNVFLKQGYLNFKLHAAGVPGASVKAGRFELTDGMETASGMEKFDALKRRRIAKRLLGGFNAIYIGRTFDGFSVVYDQPSVNLTVSGVRPTQGNLTVQGGQQINDINIVFAALTAKKDVWLSGTEGRLFYMNYDDQRDTQVIDNRSAAARPFLQQQKLDIHTIGANVLSLQPLGAGSFDALLWAAYQFGEWTSQSHRAWAVAAEAGYQWTQLPLKPWLRAVYYRSSGDSDPHDGQHQTYFSGVPSGRLYAKFPFYNLMNIQDAFVEIITSLTPKLQANINVHQLSLGNSKDLLYGGLGAALNSGAFGYSGNAAGGASDIGQLVDIALTYTYSKQFTARLYFGHAFGGDVLKTIYPGKSDANNFLVDFNMIF
- a CDS encoding glucuronyl hydrolase, with product MVAVNTTGDQPVSPREMLQAIELLFCRMDAIDQQCGNEFPLFSPGESNRWTVSQGGSWAGGFWSACWWLRAKVTDSIEDQRKASAISRQLAAKTAIDSGYRSLIFWYGAALGALWFQDAHAQQLTQLSVNAITHSFNPKLNCFPLGTAMGGGSRGNQAVTIDSFASMIQLLSSSDQNLHRFMAQRHTETMLAACYRDNGAVHATAQFDGRGFHPLGQAGQWSRGQAWAMLGLSRAAALWGEPYTTLARNACGYWITSRPDPLTPNRLGESISGYDPSASVIAALAMLSLANLLPDGESLRIYSYRQISAVIRSQFFTILQTDRDSIPDRRNGDSAIFWGCSYKTSPGVEELVESVWGSFFLMAALCALTGFVEPRHC
- a CDS encoding alpha/beta fold hydrolase, whose protein sequence is MKLITSKDGTAIACWQSGSGDPLLLIHGTTGDHTTWTPPLSQLQRHFTVFTMDRRGRGHSGDNHSYALARECEDIAAVVDAIGDRVDVLGHSFGGLCALEAALLTPNIGKLILYEPSITLAGSNWSAALENRLQALWHQSAWEDSLLLFFRDLLKTPQHEMTALQAGSGWTSRVAAAHTILRELQSIDRYVFTPQRFQGLSHPVLLMIGGDSHERRFQTAGLLQQCLSHSQRVILPGQQHSAMRSAPALFAQTLIELLNQS